A genomic window from Nocardioides sp. BP30 includes:
- a CDS encoding LysR family transcriptional regulator: protein MQLRHLHYLVAVADAGSVSAAAERVHVTQPALSRQLRQLEDELGVELFERGAGRLRLSRTGRELLPAVRRLLADAAALEATAAYHAQGRISRLRVAAPMVTMTDVVSPFVATMAPDEPVVDVVAGDGLSTTSMLEAGADLAIGTDRPGRPYRWLPLAVLPVLAYVRAEDPWATRVRVPLEELVQRPLIGLPSTFTARESLDAALVSSGLSAPDFAEVANGTVAQALAASGRGVAVVSDDARFGLVPLAIGLRGQQAADLSVRLVAAWDGRSVATYSLQAIAVRLSGWATAHYGVPRE from the coding sequence ATGCAGCTGCGCCACCTGCACTACCTGGTCGCCGTCGCCGACGCGGGCAGCGTCAGCGCGGCGGCGGAGCGGGTGCACGTGACCCAACCGGCGCTGTCCCGCCAGCTTCGCCAGCTGGAGGACGAGCTCGGCGTCGAGCTCTTCGAGCGGGGCGCGGGGCGGCTGCGGCTGAGCAGGACCGGTCGCGAGCTGCTGCCCGCCGTACGCCGTCTGCTCGCCGACGCCGCGGCGCTCGAGGCGACGGCGGCCTACCACGCGCAGGGTCGGATCTCGCGGCTCCGGGTGGCGGCGCCGATGGTGACGATGACCGACGTGGTCTCGCCCTTCGTGGCGACGATGGCGCCCGACGAGCCGGTCGTCGACGTGGTCGCGGGCGACGGGCTCTCCACCACCTCGATGCTGGAGGCGGGCGCCGACCTGGCGATCGGCACCGATCGGCCGGGCCGGCCCTACCGCTGGCTGCCGCTGGCGGTCCTGCCGGTGCTGGCCTACGTCCGCGCCGAGGACCCCTGGGCGACCCGCGTCCGGGTCCCGCTCGAGGAACTCGTCCAGCGCCCGCTGATCGGATTGCCTTCGACGTTCACCGCGCGGGAGTCGCTCGACGCGGCCTTGGTCTCCTCAGGTCTCTCGGCGCCGGACTTCGCCGAGGTCGCCAACGGCACCGTCGCCCAGGCGCTCGCCGCCTCGGGGCGCGGGGTGGCAGTGGTCTCCGACGACGCCCGGTTCGGGCTGGTGCCTCTCGCCATCGGGCTGCGCGGGCAGCAGGCGGCGGACCTCAGCGTGCGGCTGGTGGCGGCCTGGGACGGGCGCAGCGTGGCGACGTACTCGCTGCAGGCCATCGCCGTACGGCTGAGCGGCTGGGCGACCGCGCACTACGGCGTGCCGCGCGAATAG
- a CDS encoding aspartate ammonia-lyase, with the protein MTDTETQAARIEHDLLGDREVPAEVYWGVHTLRALENFPITGIAIGSSPYLTEALASVKEAAACANHDLGLLDDERFAAIQTACAEIRGGALASQFVVDVIQGGAGTSTNMNANEVIANRALELLGHPKGSYDVLHPNEHVNLSQSTNDVYPTAVKIAIVKATYALLEAMAQLEASFARKAEEFHDVLKMGRTQLQDAVPMTLGQEFNAYAVMLGEDRARLAEAVAMLYEINLGATAIGTQLNAPAGYVEAARAHLARITELPLVTAADLVEATQDCGAFVHLSGVLKRVAVKISKVCNDLRLLSSGPRAGLGEINLPARQAGSSIMPGKVNPVIPEVVNQVAFEVIGFDVTVSMAAEAGQLQLNAFEPVIGYSLSAGLWRMRQAMIVLAEKCVDGITANREVLRLAVENSIGLVTALNPYIGYRAATEIAQEALVTGRGVAELVVERGLMDAGQLAEVLRPEVLANLQRPTPASALEA; encoded by the coding sequence ATGACCGACACGGAGACGCAGGCAGCCCGCATCGAGCACGACCTGCTCGGCGATCGGGAAGTTCCCGCGGAGGTCTACTGGGGCGTGCACACCCTGCGGGCCCTGGAGAACTTCCCCATCACCGGCATCGCGATCGGCTCCAGCCCCTACCTGACCGAGGCACTCGCCTCGGTGAAGGAGGCGGCCGCGTGCGCCAACCACGACCTCGGCCTGCTCGACGACGAGCGGTTCGCGGCGATCCAGACGGCGTGCGCGGAGATCCGCGGCGGGGCGCTGGCCTCCCAGTTCGTCGTGGACGTCATCCAGGGCGGAGCCGGCACCTCGACCAACATGAACGCCAACGAGGTCATCGCCAACCGGGCGCTCGAACTGCTGGGTCACCCCAAGGGCAGCTACGACGTGCTGCACCCCAACGAGCACGTCAACCTCAGCCAGTCGACGAACGACGTCTACCCGACCGCCGTCAAGATCGCGATCGTCAAGGCGACCTACGCGCTGCTCGAGGCGATGGCACAGCTCGAGGCCAGCTTCGCCCGCAAGGCCGAGGAGTTCCACGACGTCTTGAAGATGGGTCGCACCCAGCTGCAGGACGCCGTACCGATGACGCTCGGCCAGGAGTTCAACGCCTATGCCGTCATGCTCGGCGAGGACCGCGCCCGGTTGGCCGAGGCCGTCGCGATGCTCTACGAGATCAACCTCGGCGCGACGGCGATCGGCACCCAGCTCAACGCCCCCGCCGGGTACGTCGAGGCGGCCCGCGCCCACCTCGCCCGCATCACCGAGCTTCCGCTCGTGACGGCCGCCGACCTGGTGGAGGCCACCCAGGACTGCGGTGCCTTCGTCCACCTCTCCGGCGTGCTCAAGCGGGTCGCGGTGAAGATCAGCAAGGTCTGCAACGACCTGCGGCTGCTCTCCTCCGGTCCGCGCGCCGGTCTGGGCGAGATCAACCTGCCGGCCCGCCAGGCCGGGTCCAGCATCATGCCGGGCAAGGTCAACCCGGTGATCCCCGAGGTGGTCAACCAGGTGGCCTTCGAGGTGATCGGCTTCGACGTCACCGTCTCGATGGCGGCCGAGGCCGGCCAGCTCCAGCTCAACGCCTTCGAGCCGGTGATCGGCTACTCGCTCTCCGCCGGGTTGTGGCGGATGCGGCAGGCGATGATCGTGCTGGCGGAGAAGTGCGTGGACGGCATCACCGCCAACCGGGAGGTGCTCCGCCTGGCGGTGGAGAACTCGATCGGCCTGGTGACCGCGCTCAACCCCTACATCGGCTACCGCGCCGCGACCGAGATCGCCCAGGAGGCGCTCGTCACCGGCCGCGGTGTCGCCGAGCTGGTCGTCGAGCGCGGCCTGATGGATGCCGGACAGCTGGCCGAGGTGCTGCGGCCGGAGGTGCTGGCCAACCTGCAGCGGCCGACGCCGGCCTCCGCGCTGGAGGCCTGA
- the gabT gene encoding 4-aminobutyrate--2-oxoglutarate transaminase encodes MTTSTDTSTLNGVAQERRLVTDLPGPRSTELMARKQAAVAAGVGTTMPVFAERAAGGIVVDVDGNHLIDLGSGIAVTTVGSSAPAVVERAKAQLDAFTHTCFMVTPYDAYVEVCEALSELTPGTHAKKSALFNSGAEAVENAVKIARAYTKRDAVVVFDHAYHGRTNLTMAMTAKQMPYKHGFGPFAGEVYRAPMSYPLRDGGLSGAEAAARAIDVIEKQVGGDQVACVVIEPIQGEGGFIVPADGFLTAIAAWCTANGVVFVADEIQAGFCRTGEWFAVQHEGVVPDLITTAKGIAGGLPLAAVTGRAEIMDSVHGGGLGGTYGGNPVAAAAALGAIAEMKEHDLNARAREIEEILTSRLAKLQSEHPALADIRGRGAMVAVELCKPGTTEPDAELTKAIASAAHQAGVIVLTCGTYGNVFRFLPPLSISDALLHEAFDILEQIVGDLA; translated from the coding sequence ATGACCACCTCCACCGACACCAGCACCCTCAACGGGGTGGCCCAGGAGCGCCGCCTCGTCACCGACCTCCCGGGTCCGCGCTCGACCGAGCTGATGGCCCGCAAGCAGGCGGCCGTGGCCGCCGGCGTCGGCACCACCATGCCGGTCTTCGCCGAGCGTGCGGCCGGCGGCATCGTCGTCGACGTCGACGGCAACCACCTCATCGACCTGGGCTCGGGCATCGCCGTCACGACCGTGGGCAGCTCGGCGCCCGCCGTCGTGGAGCGCGCGAAGGCGCAGCTCGACGCCTTCACCCACACCTGCTTCATGGTGACGCCGTACGACGCCTACGTGGAGGTCTGCGAGGCACTGTCCGAGCTGACGCCCGGCACCCACGCGAAGAAGTCGGCGCTGTTCAACTCCGGCGCCGAGGCCGTCGAGAACGCCGTCAAGATCGCCCGCGCCTACACCAAGCGCGACGCGGTCGTCGTCTTCGACCACGCCTACCACGGCCGGACCAACCTCACGATGGCGATGACGGCCAAGCAGATGCCCTACAAGCACGGCTTCGGTCCCTTCGCCGGCGAGGTCTACCGCGCCCCGATGTCCTACCCGCTGCGCGACGGCGGCCTGTCCGGCGCCGAGGCCGCGGCCCGCGCCATCGACGTGATCGAGAAGCAGGTCGGCGGCGACCAGGTCGCCTGCGTCGTGATCGAGCCGATCCAGGGCGAGGGCGGCTTCATCGTCCCCGCCGACGGCTTCCTGACGGCCATCGCCGCCTGGTGCACCGCGAACGGCGTCGTCTTCGTCGCCGACGAGATCCAGGCCGGCTTCTGCCGCACCGGCGAGTGGTTCGCCGTGCAGCACGAGGGCGTCGTCCCCGACCTGATCACCACCGCCAAGGGCATCGCCGGCGGCCTGCCGCTGGCGGCGGTCACCGGCCGCGCCGAGATCATGGACTCCGTCCACGGCGGCGGCCTGGGCGGCACGTACGGCGGGAACCCCGTCGCGGCGGCGGCGGCCCTCGGCGCCATCGCCGAGATGAAGGAGCACGACCTCAACGCCCGGGCGCGCGAGATCGAGGAGATCCTCACCAGCCGCCTCGCCAAGCTGCAGTCCGAGCACCCCGCCCTCGCCGACATCCGCGGGCGCGGCGCCATGGTCGCCGTCGAGCTGTGCAAGCCCGGCACCACCGAGCCCGACGCCGAGCTCACCAAGGCGATCGCCTCGGCCGCCCACCAGGCCGGCGTCATCGTGCTGACCTGCGGCACCTACGGCAACGTCTTCCGGTTCCTGCCGCCGCTGAGCATCAGTGACGCCCTGCTCCACGAGGCGTTCGACATCCTCGAGCAGATCGTGGGTGACCTCGCGTGA
- a CDS encoding APC family permease — MTAPTEPAAPGSDTGESLAANRLGIAGIVFFVVAAAAPLVGMTGAVPVAIGLGNGAGAPGAYLVAGIVLLLFSVGYSTMSHEVSNAGAFYAYVGRGLGSVAGVGSAFVSLVAYLAVQLAIYGFFGSVAATQLNDKLGTNFHWWVWCLIAWAVVTALSILQVDIGAKVLGLLMGLEVLSLFVTALAVIFQGGGPDGLDLAASFAPSHVFAGGLNGGAGIALAFAFASFIGFEATAIYAEETKDPKRAVPIATYTAIVLIAALFALTSWAIVSGIGSDHPVDNVMKISDGLANPAEVVYSVAREFVGGWMATLMSWLVLSSLFAGLLAFQNSAARYFFALGRARVLPRALDRVNRHGAPVYGAVATSVVAGAVIVIFAAAHKDPFLNMFSWFSSMTVLAILLVEALVSLSVIVYFRNAPHWWKTILAPVLSIIGLGMAFYLVMARFGLLAGTVAKGVDPTTQSFGLSTLGWFLVLLPAISLVVGLVVGALRRSTENADAMADLVS; from the coding sequence ATGACCGCACCCACTGAGCCTGCCGCTCCCGGCTCCGACACCGGCGAGAGCCTGGCCGCCAACCGCCTCGGCATCGCCGGCATCGTCTTCTTCGTGGTCGCCGCCGCAGCACCGCTCGTCGGCATGACCGGCGCGGTACCGGTGGCCATCGGCCTCGGCAACGGCGCCGGCGCTCCGGGCGCCTACCTGGTGGCCGGCATCGTGCTCCTCCTCTTCAGCGTCGGCTACTCGACGATGAGCCACGAGGTCAGCAACGCCGGCGCGTTCTACGCCTACGTCGGCCGCGGACTCGGCAGCGTCGCAGGCGTCGGCTCGGCCTTCGTCTCGCTGGTCGCCTATCTCGCCGTGCAACTGGCCATCTACGGGTTCTTCGGCTCCGTCGCCGCCACGCAGCTCAACGACAAGCTCGGCACCAACTTCCACTGGTGGGTGTGGTGCCTCATCGCCTGGGCCGTCGTCACGGCCCTCTCGATCCTGCAGGTCGACATCGGCGCCAAGGTGCTGGGGCTGCTGATGGGCCTGGAGGTGCTCTCCCTCTTCGTCACGGCGCTTGCCGTGATCTTCCAGGGCGGCGGCCCCGACGGCCTCGACCTCGCCGCCTCGTTCGCCCCGAGCCACGTCTTCGCCGGCGGGCTCAACGGCGGCGCCGGGATCGCGCTGGCCTTCGCCTTCGCCTCCTTCATCGGGTTCGAGGCGACAGCCATCTACGCCGAGGAGACGAAGGATCCCAAGCGGGCGGTCCCGATCGCCACCTACACCGCGATCGTGCTCATCGCCGCGCTCTTCGCCCTGACCTCGTGGGCGATCGTCAGCGGCATCGGCAGCGACCACCCGGTCGACAACGTCATGAAGATCTCCGACGGCCTGGCCAACCCGGCCGAGGTGGTCTACTCCGTGGCCCGCGAGTTCGTCGGCGGCTGGATGGCCACCTTGATGAGCTGGCTGGTGCTCAGCTCGCTCTTCGCCGGGCTGCTCGCGTTCCAGAACAGCGCCGCACGCTACTTCTTCGCCCTCGGCCGCGCCCGGGTCCTCCCGCGCGCGCTCGACCGGGTCAACCGGCACGGTGCCCCGGTCTACGGCGCCGTCGCCACCTCGGTCGTCGCGGGCGCGGTGATCGTGATCTTCGCCGCGGCCCACAAGGACCCGTTCCTGAACATGTTCAGCTGGTTCAGCTCGATGACGGTCCTGGCGATCCTGCTGGTCGAGGCCCTGGTCTCGCTCTCGGTGATCGTCTATTTCCGCAACGCGCCGCACTGGTGGAAGACGATCCTCGCGCCGGTCCTCTCGATCATCGGGCTGGGCATGGCGTTCTACCTCGTGATGGCCCGATTCGGCCTGCTCGCCGGCACCGTCGCCAAGGGCGTCGACCCGACCACCCAGTCCTTCGGTCTGAGCACGCTCGGCTGGTTCCTGGTCCTGCTGCCCGCGATCAGCCTGGTCGTCGGCCTGGTCGTCGGCGCCCTGCGCCGGAGCACCGAGAACGCCGACGCGATGGCCGACTTGGTCAGCTGA
- a CDS encoding transglycosylase SLT domain-containing protein produces MSSMTVEASGLSEISSRIEQIQSQLAALSGTTTTAATTDTTSSDFSTALRAATTSTGTASTGLVATNDGTSIAPPPGYGTSSGATGSDVVTDARRYLGVPYLWGGTDPSKGLDCSGLVQQVYGDLGIDLPRVSRDQAGVGTSVGSLADAQPGDLLFFGSPIYHVAIYEGDGMMIEAPHTGQSVKEIKVADFGEPVSKIQRVLGTSADTSARVPALGATATAGGSSGVGSATPYASVINAAAARTGVPADLIAAVAKQESGFNASAVSRAGAEGIMQLMPATAKGLGVTDPLDATQSINGGADYLASLLKRFGGSTTLAVAAYNAGPGAVLKYGGVPPYAETQSYVRNVLALTEAT; encoded by the coding sequence ATGAGCAGCATGACCGTCGAAGCCAGCGGCCTGAGCGAGATCAGCAGCCGGATCGAGCAGATCCAGAGCCAGCTCGCGGCCCTGAGCGGCACGACCACGACCGCCGCCACCACCGATACGACCTCCTCCGACTTCTCCACCGCGCTGCGTGCGGCGACCACGAGCACCGGCACCGCCAGCACCGGTCTGGTCGCGACCAACGACGGCACCAGCATCGCCCCGCCCCCGGGCTACGGCACCTCCAGCGGTGCCACCGGCAGCGACGTCGTCACCGACGCCCGCCGCTACCTCGGTGTGCCCTACCTGTGGGGCGGGACGGACCCGAGCAAGGGGCTCGACTGCAGCGGCCTGGTCCAGCAGGTCTACGGCGACCTCGGCATCGACCTCCCCCGCGTCTCGCGCGACCAGGCAGGAGTCGGTACGTCGGTCGGCAGCCTCGCCGACGCCCAGCCCGGCGACCTGCTCTTCTTCGGCTCCCCGATCTACCACGTCGCCATCTACGAGGGTGACGGGATGATGATCGAGGCCCCGCACACCGGCCAGAGCGTCAAGGAGATCAAGGTCGCCGACTTCGGCGAGCCGGTCTCGAAGATCCAGCGCGTGCTCGGCACCTCCGCCGACACCTCAGCCCGGGTCCCGGCGCTCGGCGCAACGGCTACGGCCGGTGGCTCGAGCGGCGTCGGCAGCGCGACGCCGTACGCGTCGGTGATCAACGCCGCCGCGGCGCGCACCGGCGTGCCGGCCGACCTCATCGCCGCCGTCGCCAAGCAGGAGTCGGGCTTCAACGCCAGCGCTGTCAGCCGGGCCGGAGCCGAGGGCATCATGCAGCTGATGCCGGCCACCGCGAAGGGGCTCGGTGTCACCGACCCGCTCGACGCCACCCAGTCGATCAACGGCGGCGCCGACTACCTGGCCAGCCTGCTGAAGCGTTTCGGCGGCAGCACCACGCTGGCGGTGGCGGCCTACAACGCCGGTCCCGGCGCCGTGCTCAAGTACGGCGGCGTCCCGCCGTACGCCGAGACGCAGAGCTACGTCCGCAACGTCCTCGCCCTGACGGAGGCCACGTGA
- a CDS encoding NAD-dependent succinate-semialdehyde dehydrogenase, whose product MSKRFTVEDPATLEPIEEVPDLGVEDAVRAVDVAHAAFGEWAATAPRRRSDVLRKTFELMLRDRDRLATLISRENGKSLADAGAEVTYAAEFFRWFSEEAVRPGGDYGESPAGGTRTIVTHRPVGVAALVTPWNFPAAMATRKIGPALAAGCTAVLKPAEETPLTALAIGELLIEAGLPEGALQIVPTTNAPDVVGAWLNDARVRKISFTGSTGVGRQLLKQAAERVVNASMELGGNAPFVVAEDADLDAAVAGAMIAKFRNGGQACTAANRLYVHSAVAEEFSARLGAAIEKLAVGSAMDGAEIGPLITARALQRTTATLDAAVDAGARIAAQAQLPDLPGHFLAPTLLTEVDPAAAVVNDELFAPIAPVVTWEDDEQLLAYVNGSEYGLAAYVFSGDLKRAISLAERFDAGMVGVNRGLVSDPAAPFGGVKQSGLGREGAREGLLAFTETQYLSVDWS is encoded by the coding sequence GTGAGCAAGCGTTTCACCGTCGAGGACCCGGCAACGCTCGAGCCGATCGAGGAGGTCCCCGACCTGGGCGTCGAGGACGCCGTCAGAGCCGTCGACGTCGCCCACGCCGCCTTCGGCGAGTGGGCCGCCACGGCACCCCGCCGGCGCAGCGACGTGCTGCGCAAGACGTTCGAGCTCATGCTGCGCGATCGGGACCGGCTCGCGACCCTGATCTCGCGGGAGAACGGCAAGTCGCTCGCCGACGCAGGCGCCGAGGTCACCTACGCCGCCGAGTTCTTCCGCTGGTTCAGCGAGGAGGCGGTCCGTCCTGGCGGCGACTACGGCGAGTCCCCCGCCGGCGGCACCCGCACCATCGTCACCCACCGTCCCGTCGGGGTGGCGGCGCTGGTGACCCCGTGGAACTTCCCGGCCGCCATGGCGACCCGCAAGATCGGTCCGGCGCTCGCCGCCGGCTGCACCGCCGTGCTCAAGCCGGCCGAGGAGACCCCGTTGACGGCGCTCGCCATCGGCGAGCTGCTGATCGAGGCGGGTCTGCCCGAGGGCGCGCTGCAGATCGTCCCGACCACCAACGCCCCCGACGTCGTGGGCGCCTGGCTGAACGACGCCCGGGTGCGCAAGATCTCCTTCACCGGCTCGACCGGGGTCGGCCGGCAGCTGCTCAAGCAGGCCGCCGAGCGCGTCGTCAACGCCTCGATGGAGCTCGGCGGTAACGCCCCGTTCGTGGTCGCCGAGGACGCCGACCTCGATGCTGCGGTGGCGGGCGCGATGATCGCCAAGTTCCGCAACGGCGGGCAGGCCTGCACCGCCGCCAACCGGCTCTACGTGCACAGCGCCGTCGCCGAGGAGTTCTCCGCCCGGCTCGGCGCCGCGATCGAGAAGCTCGCCGTCGGCAGCGCGATGGACGGCGCCGAGATCGGCCCGCTGATCACGGCCCGGGCGCTGCAGCGGACCACCGCGACCCTGGACGCCGCCGTCGACGCCGGCGCCCGGATCGCCGCCCAGGCCCAGCTGCCGGACCTGCCCGGCCACTTCCTCGCACCGACGCTGCTCACCGAGGTCGACCCCGCTGCCGCGGTGGTCAACGACGAGCTCTTCGCCCCGATCGCCCCGGTGGTGACCTGGGAGGACGACGAGCAGCTGCTGGCCTACGTCAACGGCAGCGAGTACGGCCTGGCGGCGTACGTCTTCTCCGGCGACCTCAAGCGGGCGATCAGCCTCGCCGAGCGCTTCGACGCGGGCATGGTCGGCGTCAATCGCGGCCTGGTCTCCGACCCGGCCGCGCCGTTCGGCGGCGTGAAGCAGAGCGGCCTGGGTCGCGAGGGTGCCCGCGAGGGCCTGCTCGCCTTCACCGAGACGCAGTACCTCAGCGTGGACTGGAGCTGA
- a CDS encoding flagellar FliJ family protein translates to MSATRSAADRGLRAVARVRGVREHDSRLGLQLALAEQQALEERVSTLHDRLAALPGDGARTPAELLVLRSGASALGAHLRDARDEATSHHAVVEGARDRWHADKAQLSAVENLLERRAARRRAERAKAEAKELDDLASVRWAREARR, encoded by the coding sequence TTGAGTGCTACCCGTTCCGCGGCCGATCGCGGCCTGCGCGCCGTCGCGCGGGTGCGCGGCGTGCGGGAGCACGACAGCCGGCTGGGTCTGCAGCTGGCGCTGGCCGAGCAGCAGGCGCTCGAGGAGCGCGTGAGCACGCTGCACGACCGACTGGCCGCACTTCCGGGCGACGGCGCACGCACGCCGGCCGAGCTGCTGGTCCTCCGGTCCGGCGCCTCCGCGCTCGGTGCCCACCTGCGCGATGCCCGCGACGAGGCCACCTCCCACCACGCGGTGGTCGAGGGTGCCCGCGACCGCTGGCACGCCGACAAGGCCCAGCTCTCGGCGGTGGAGAACCTGTTGGAGCGCCGGGCCGCCCGCCGCCGCGCCGAGCGGGCCAAGGCGGAGGCCAAGGAGCTCGACGACCTCGCGTCGGTGCGCTGGGCCCGGGAGGCACGGCGATGA
- a CDS encoding DODA-type extradiol aromatic ring-opening family dioxygenase translates to MGEVVGAGLLAHVPTIVLPEEIRRELNNGEDSTLVSGLHELRREVFDTLDYDTVVVLDSHWATTVEFVVTAQDRRSGLFTSEELPRGMERRHYDFAGDPELAKAIAAKAPENSTWITAIEDHSLPIFYATTNLWEFLGRGLPEKRWISIGVCQTADAEDCYRLGRALGQAIAESDRKVLLIASGALSHTFWPLRKLRDHEAAGHEHIFSPEALAADLERIEWFKAGDHERVLDTMDEFYRYRPEAKFMHYLMMAGALGEEACTAPARQYGEYENSVGTGQVHLWFDRPEGGFPAPKRTPPDPEFARQTGLAGADVPAAG, encoded by the coding sequence ATGGGTGAGGTGGTGGGCGCCGGTCTGCTGGCGCACGTCCCGACGATCGTCCTGCCCGAGGAGATCCGTCGCGAGCTCAACAACGGTGAGGACAGCACCCTGGTCTCGGGCCTGCACGAGCTGCGCCGCGAGGTGTTCGACACGCTCGACTACGACACCGTCGTCGTCCTCGACTCGCACTGGGCCACGACCGTGGAGTTCGTGGTGACAGCACAGGACCGGCGCAGCGGCCTGTTCACCTCCGAGGAGCTGCCGCGGGGGATGGAGCGGCGGCACTACGACTTCGCGGGCGACCCGGAGCTGGCCAAGGCGATCGCTGCCAAGGCGCCGGAGAACTCGACGTGGATCACGGCGATCGAGGACCACTCGCTGCCGATCTTCTACGCCACCACCAACCTGTGGGAGTTCCTGGGCCGAGGCCTGCCGGAGAAGCGGTGGATCTCGATCGGCGTGTGCCAGACCGCCGACGCCGAGGACTGCTACCGGCTGGGCCGCGCCCTCGGCCAGGCCATCGCGGAATCGGACCGCAAGGTCCTGCTGATCGCCTCCGGTGCGCTCTCACACACGTTCTGGCCGCTGCGCAAGCTGCGCGACCACGAGGCTGCCGGGCACGAGCACATCTTCAGTCCCGAGGCGCTGGCGGCCGACCTCGAACGGATCGAGTGGTTCAAGGCCGGCGACCACGAGCGTGTGCTCGACACGATGGACGAGTTCTACCGCTACAGGCCCGAGGCGAAGTTCATGCACTACCTGATGATGGCTGGGGCGTTGGGCGAGGAGGCCTGCACCGCCCCCGCGCGCCAGTACGGCGAGTACGAGAACTCGGTCGGCACCGGCCAGGTGCACCTGTGGTTCGACCGGCCCGAGGGTGGCTTCCCTGCACCCAAGCGGACCCCGCCGGACCCCGAGTTCGCTCGTCAGACCGGCCTTGCGGGCGCCGACGTGCCCGCCGCGGGCTGA
- a CDS encoding aldehyde dehydrogenase: protein MDLPRNEHIATVEGVDVDVRHWIGGERVASDRTFDDISPIDETVIARVHAAGADEVDRAVAAARAAFPTWAALGVAGRAAILRRVAEGIEARIEDLARVETRDNGSLIRSHRRGVMPRVAMNFRAFADFAEHKLSHPDMEVPGRGHRQRISYDPAGVVAIITPWNAPLMLATWRIGPALAAGNTVVVKPPEWAPLTASLLADIMHEAGVPDGVFNVVQGTGAEAGAPLTAHPGINRLAFTGSVPTAGVIAKAAAENIVPLSYELGGKSPLVVLEDADLDLAVEIAVEQFDNAGQVCLKAARMLVHSSLVEEFTARVVAGAEKLVQGDPREEGTDVSALISRRHFDQISGFVDRALADGATALLGGGPNEDLGGLYFRPTILVGAPEDAEIMTEEVFGPVVTIQSFETEEEAVAKANDTRFGLAATLVTGSKEAAERVSAQLDAGTVWVNCFFVRDLEAPFGGNGKSGIGREGGLWSFDFYTDIKNSVFSPGGWKE from the coding sequence ATGGACCTGCCCAGGAATGAGCACATCGCCACCGTCGAGGGTGTCGATGTCGATGTCCGCCACTGGATCGGCGGCGAGCGCGTCGCCTCGGACCGGACCTTCGACGACATCTCCCCGATCGACGAGACGGTCATCGCGCGGGTGCACGCCGCCGGCGCCGACGAGGTGGACCGGGCCGTGGCGGCCGCTCGGGCTGCCTTCCCGACCTGGGCCGCGCTCGGCGTCGCGGGGCGCGCGGCGATCCTGCGACGCGTCGCCGAGGGCATCGAGGCGCGGATCGAGGATCTCGCCCGGGTGGAGACGCGTGACAACGGCTCGCTCATCCGCAGCCACCGCCGCGGCGTCATGCCGCGGGTGGCGATGAACTTCCGCGCCTTCGCCGACTTCGCCGAGCACAAGCTCTCCCACCCGGACATGGAGGTGCCGGGTCGCGGCCACCGCCAGCGGATCAGCTACGACCCCGCCGGGGTGGTAGCGATCATCACGCCGTGGAACGCACCGCTGATGCTCGCCACCTGGCGGATCGGCCCGGCGCTCGCTGCGGGCAACACCGTCGTCGTCAAGCCGCCGGAGTGGGCGCCGCTGACCGCCAGCCTGCTGGCCGACATCATGCACGAGGCGGGCGTCCCCGACGGTGTGTTCAACGTCGTGCAGGGCACCGGCGCCGAGGCTGGTGCACCGCTCACCGCGCACCCCGGCATCAACCGGCTCGCGTTCACCGGCTCGGTGCCGACCGCCGGCGTGATCGCCAAGGCTGCGGCGGAGAACATCGTGCCCCTCTCCTACGAGCTCGGCGGCAAGTCGCCGCTGGTCGTGCTCGAGGACGCCGACCTCGACCTCGCCGTCGAGATCGCCGTGGAGCAGTTCGACAACGCCGGCCAGGTCTGCCTCAAGGCGGCTCGGATGCTGGTGCACTCCTCGCTGGTCGAGGAGTTCACCGCCCGGGTCGTGGCCGGTGCCGAGAAGCTGGTCCAGGGTGATCCCCGCGAGGAGGGCACCGACGTCTCCGCGCTCATCTCGCGCCGGCACTTCGACCAGATCAGCGGCTTCGTGGACCGGGCCCTGGCCGACGGTGCCACGGCGCTGCTGGGCGGCGGCCCGAACGAGGATCTCGGCGGCCTGTACTTCCGGCCCACGATCCTGGTCGGCGCGCCCGAGGACGCCGAGATCATGACCGAGGAGGTCTTCGGGCCGGTCGTCACGATCCAGTCCTTCGAGACCGAGGAGGAGGCAGTGGCCAAGGCGAACGACACCCGCTTCGGGCTGGCCGCCACGCTCGTCACCGGGAGCAAGGAGGCGGCGGAGCGGGTCTCGGCCCAGCTCGACGCCGGGACGGTCTGGGTCAACTGCTTCTTCGTCCGCGACCTGGAGGCCCCCTTCGGCGGCAACGGCAAGTCCGGCATCGGTCGGGAGGGCGGCCTGTGGTCCTTCGACTTCTACACCGACATCAAGAACAGCGTGTTCAGCCCCGGCGGCTGGAAGGAGTGA